The Mus pahari chromosome 5, PAHARI_EIJ_v1.1, whole genome shotgun sequence genomic sequence gttccagggaccgACTGCAGCTTGTCAAGCTTGATTAgccaatgctttttttttttttaagatttatttatttattatataaatattaaataaacatttatttatataaatgtttatataaatatataaacattccagaagagggagtcagatcttgttatggatggttgtgagccaccatgtggttgctggggtatGATTTTCTCTCTCTAGAGCAAAGAGAAACCTATAGAGCTTTTAGTCACAAGTGATAAAGGGGACCTGGGAGAAGGCTCGATTGGtaaagtgttttgcttgcatgacCAAGTCCTGAGTTTGAGCTCCAGAACCTATATACACAGGCATGGTGCACATTTGTTAACTCCAGGGAGGTAGAGCTATGCAGATAGATTCCCTTGCTGGCCAGCCATCTTACCCTAATCAGCTagctccagaccagtgagagTCCATCCCTGACTTACAAAGTGGGAAGGTgggtctggagagacagctcagaggttaaaagagCTCccctttcttccagaggacccaggctagATGCCCATCACCCACCTCTGGCAGCTCATAACCTCCTGCAACTCCAGCTACACaaaatccagtgccttcttctggtccctTGAGGTACTCACATATACGAGGCACTCATTCACCACCCCaaaataagtacatttttttaaaagaggaaaagaagaaggtagGCAGTGCCTGAGTGACAATAGTCGAGCTTGTCCTCCGACCTCTCTGCGCATGTGCGTACATGCCCATGTGCTCGTGGGCCCACACGGGGTGCTTATCAGGACGCCAGGAAAActtaagagaataaataaaaccaaaaggccTTTTCCACCTGAGGAGTGAGCACCGGGCGCTGTGGGAAGCAGCCTCACCATTTTGTGCTGGTGATGAAGGTGGTGATTGTGTGGGTCTATGGCAGCTTCTACGGCTCTGGCTGGCACATGTGTGGCTCCTAAGGCCCTTCTAACCCTGAGACTGATTCTGGGTTCATTTACTCCCTTCTGATAcaatcttttcttctctcagcccTTCTACAACCTGTATTCCAGCGCCCCCAAGAATGCCGACCCAAGCAAATGCTGTGAGAACAAGTGTTATGAGGAGATGCACTACCTTGGTTCCTTTAGGTGCCCGTAATTACCAAGAGGACATCTCCCTTCACAATGAGAAAGCACCCTGCACTGGTCTACAGTCCCTTAAAGGCCCGGTGGCGTTCCTATCTCTTGTTCTTTCCCAATTATGTTTCctgccttttattcttttttcttgccTATTTGTTTTTAGAACATGAGCCAAGCGAGTGTCTATGCTGTGCTAGGCACTGTGCTGGAGGGAGCTAACAGTTGAGATGGCCCTTGGTCCAGCCCTGTACTCTGCACCCATGGTATCTGACTGTCCAACCACACCAccaccattttctttttggtcatcTATAGGTTTTTAAATTTGATACCATCTCCGAGAAGACATCCGACCAGATCCACTTCTTCTTTGCCAAACTGAACTGCCGACTCTATCGGAAAGCCAACAAATCCTCTGACTTGGTATCAGCCAACCGCCTTTTTGGAGACAAATCCCTCATCTTCAACGAGAGCTATCAAAATGTTAGTGAGGTTGTCTATGGAGCCAAGCTCCAGCCCCTGGACTTCAAGGTGAGTAGTAGGTGACAGGGTCCCTGCCACTCGAACTAAGGGAGAGGAACAGGATCCAAAGGAATACTACACTACTTGCCAATGGCTGGTGGAGGCCACGGGCACACCCTTGGTTAAGGCTTCACGGTCCTCAAGCCTTCAGATATAGAGGCTACTCTTAAGAAGTTGTACAAGGagcgccaggcatggtggcgcacgcctttaatcccagcacttgggagacagaggcaggtggatttctgagttcgaggccagcctggtctacagagtgagttccaggacagccagggctacacagagaaaccctgtctcgggaaaaaaaaaaaaaaaaaaaaagttgtacaaGGGATTACTTTTTCATTTCATCTACCAAGTTCAGATATGCCATGGTCAAATAAAATTGGTGTATGATGCGTGTTCCATGCTCCCTCGGAGATTCAGGAAGCACACGAGCCTAGTGAGTGTTTAGAGCGTTAGTCATTTCCTTTACGGCATGAAGCATggtgcagacagacaggcatgagCTTGAGAACTTACttcctgatccataggcagacagaaaaagagagagacgcTATGATTTCCAGTTATGCATCTCCTCCTcttaatccttttaaaaaatccttaaTCAAAGGGGGACTAAACAGGCACATTTATGAGCCTCTGGGGCTGTTTTCATTCAAATGTCCACAGCATCTTTCTGTCagcgttttcttttcttttctttctaccccatcccccacccctaagcccccagacagggtttctctgtgtagccctgactgacttggaactcactctgtagaccaggctggcctccaactggaTCAGAGatatgcctcccgagtgctggaattaaaggtatgagccaccactaGCTGGTCAGTGTTGTCTACATTTCTTTGACTACAGGGTGCTGGCCCCTCCCATCCTCTTAACCTTATTTCCTCCCACAGACTGGAGATGATGCATCTCTATGAGTTTAGGGTTTCCAGGGTCAGAGTAGGTACCACCTCTGTCCGCCAGCCTGTCTTTCCCTTTCAtctgccctctgtctctcttcctctttcttctgctgCTTATAACATTTATTGATGGGCTGGGCTCTGAGTGTGAGCCCTGTCATGGTAAAAGATTAagtgcatgaaaaaaaaaatcagtgactgTATCCGATGACTGAGGGCTCCTCGGTGTGGGTTAAAGCGATGGCTtcctttttttggttgtttggttgtttgggttttgttgtttttcaagacagggtttctctgtgtagcctggctgtcctggaactcactctgtgaggcctcgaactcagaaatccacctgcctctgcctcccaagtgctgggattaaaggtgtgccaccgctgcccggcaAAGTGATGGCTTCTTAACCAATCATGGGAAAAGAACGAGCAAATGGTGGGCAGCGGAAATGCTGCACGGGGAACTTGACAGGATTATTTCCTGTTTCCTTAGGAGAATCCAGAGCAATCCAGAGTGACCATCAACAACTGGGTAGCTAATAAGACTGAAGGCCGAATCAAAGACGTCATCCCCCAAGGCGCCATTAACGAGCTCACTGCCCTGGTGCTGGTTAACACCATTTACTTCAAGGTATGTCAGCTAGTCCTGGAGAGGTGACTGGGACTTCCTCTTACTATTACTCTATTAAGTATGTGTAGTCAAATCCCTCCTGAGTTGGGCCATGCACGGTCTAGGCAACCATATAAATTTGCTGAGAGCCCAGAGACCCGAGGCTTAGTCCCCAGGCTGGGACAGACTATGTGAACGTACTAACTGAGCATTCTTCAAGATGTGACAAATTTTCACACTTGTGTGACAATTTCTGCCATtcaattaatgttttcttttctctctttttttttttttcttcttttcttttttaaatttcgaGACTGgatattatgtagctctggctgtcctggaacttgtgaagtagaccaggttggcctcatgCTCAcagagcctctgcctctgtctcctgagtgctgggattaaaggcaggtccattaatgtatttaaaatcagaaacaaaatgattttactgACAATCATCAGCGATGGAGTTCCTCACTGCCAAGAGCAATTTCTACTTAACATGTCTCCTAGGGGTTCGGAAGCTCCTAGTGCTGGGCTACCCAGAATAAAATGGGGCCTGGGACGGTACCATGTTATAGCTTGTTTTCCTCACCACTGAGGACTGCTTCAGTCCGATTTCATTTGAAATGGAGGGCGGGGGAGGCATTGGAACAAAGGCcatcagcactctggaggactgTCCCTGCAGAGCAGCTGCAATTGTGACACATGTTGTTTATCCTCAGACATGCgctgtttccattccttctttctCCAAGTGGCCTGGAGACTTAGCCAGCCATGGCTACTGTCAATCACTGCCTCTTGGAGCCTCCCTCTCCCAAGAACAGAGTAGACTGCATTTCCACTGTGTGTTGTTTGTTATCCCTTACAGTTATGCGAGCGTGAGACCGTGGGTCGTTTGTGCAgtatgatttctttgttttgttttgtttttcgagacagggtttctctgtatagccctggctgtcctggaactcactctgtagaccaggctggcctcgaactcagaaatccgcctgcctctgcctcccNagtgctgggattaaaggcctgcgccaccaggcccggcgatttctttgttttaaagattgaCTCCTCGTTTCTAAGTGTATGAAGTCGTGTGAATTACCAGGGAGTTACTGGAAACTTTCCTATGGCCTATTTCTACATGTATAAAATGGTAATGAGGATTTACCTACTTGATAGGTTTACCAAAAGGTTTGAGTAGGTAGCGCAGGTGAAATACTTGTATGTTATACATGCTTAGAGCACACATGGGAAAGTCATTGGCTCTTCCCAGTACCTAGCTGGTGGGTGAGAAACCACCTCTCCAGAAGGGTTAACTGATTTATCTCAAAGAGCCAGAGAACCTTAAGGAATGAGGTAGGAAGCCAGCCAGGAGCCATTCCCCCGTCTGGCAGGACTTCCAGTCAAATCGCAGGGATTTCTCTCTGAGTCTGGTCTCTAACTCAGCagggacagagcacagagttcTGGTGGTTGGCTCTGAGAAAGAGGCTGGTGGAGAGCAGACAACACGAGACAGAATGAACTTGCAAAGGAGAGTGTAGGTTATTCTAAGGGTTAGACTCCCCTGActtataaacaaacaacaacaacagcaacaacaacaacacaataccagactggcaagaaggctcagctggtaaaggtgctgTCACCATACCTGGCAACCTGAGTTACATCCTGGAGCCCACATGGTAAGAGGAAAGAACCGTTTCCTGCACGCTGATAAGTTGTCCTTTGGTGTCCACACACTCATAgtgttaaaatgttaaaaaaaaaaaaaagggtaataTTGatggaaatacagaaatatatattaaaaaaaacacagaatgagACACACATAAATAACTGCACCACTCAGACATAGACATTAACCTTTTAATTCATATCTACTTTTTTCTAATAACTACATTTATATGTTGATGCAATCAGATAATATGGTTATGTCCCATATCAATAAGTATCCTGCTAGgatatttttgttcttgctttaCGATTCTCCCACTTGACATCTTTCAGGGCCTATGGAAGTCAAAGTTCAGCCCTGAGAACACAAGGAAGGAACCGTTCTACAAGGTCGATGGGCAGTCATGCCCAGTGCCTATGATGTACCAGGAAGGCAAATTCAAATACCGGCGTGTGGCAGAGGGTACCCAGGTGCTAGAGCTGCCCTTCAAGGGGGATGACATCACCATGGTGCTCATCCTGCCCAAGCCTGAGAAAAGCCTGGCCAAGGTGGAGCGGGAACTCACCCCAGAGCTGCTGCAGGAGTGGCTGGATGAGCTGTCGGAGATGATGCTTGTGGTCCACATGCCCCGCTTTCGCACCGAGGACAGCTTCAGTCTGAAGGAGCAGCTGCAAGACATGGGCCTCGTTgatctcttcagccctgagaaGTCCCAACTCCCAGGTTGGTATAggagacatctgcctgcctcctttccACTCCAGGAAAGTCCAGGGAAGAGTGCCAAGTCAGGGCACCAGGATTCTGATCGTGGTTCTGTGCTAAGCTCCGGGTAATTCCTTGCCCTTCCCAGCCTCCCTGTGAAAGAGAGTGTTTGCTCTTGCTTCCAGGAGTCCAACAAGTATGTCTGTCGCCCCAGGAATCTGTATCTAACAGGGGAGATCAAACCAGGCGGGGAAGAATTTGGAAAAGCATTGGAATTCAAAGAGACAGCCATTAAAAGCAAGGCATATTGAGACCTATGGGAGGTACTGTGAGGGTAGAGTAGAGCACtgagtgttccaggacagcctgggctatataacaagatcttgtctcaaaagaaaataaaacagggcCTAGAGAGACatcttagcagttaagagcctgTATTATCATTGCAGAAGACTCAGGATCAGTTTCCAGATTCCATGGTAGACTGCTCAtgactccacaggcacctgcactcatacacacaaacacacacacacacacacacacacacacacacacacacagagagagagagtaagtcttgaataagataaaaatgtaatagtaaattaaaattaaaaacaaaccttaGTTGGGCATggaggtacatgcctttaatcccagcacttgggaggcaaaggcaggcagatttctgagttcaaggccagcctggtctacagagtgagttccaggacagccagggctacacagagaaaccctgtcttgggggaaaaaagtaaataaataattaattttaaaaaatgagcctTAAAATAcctctttacctttttttttttttatttttcctttttttccttgagacagggtcttatgtagcccaggttagcctggaacccactgtgtagaTAAGACTGGCTTAGTCCTGATTGTGCTGTCTCCACCCTGAGAGCTGTTTAATCCCTTTTATCATGTACAAAtggtgtaccaccacgcctggcaagatCTTTTACTTATTAATACAcgtatttatttgttgttatgtatggtatgtgtagaagagtgtataagtgtgtgcatggaggtcagaggaccactttcaGGGGTTCAAAGCCACGTGGAGCCCCGGGattaaactcaagttgtcagggtTAGTGGCACAGTCCCTTACTGGGTGGGCAGTCTCATTGACCTGCAGAACTGGGCTCAGTGGCACAGTtacaatctcagcactccaggCTGCGGCAGGATGCCAGTCTAAGGCCAGCTCAGGCTACACCAAGGTTCTATCTAAAACTGACATAGACTTAGGTAATTAGATTTATCTTTATTGGGCTGCCTTCAGCTTTGAGAGCCAAACCTCTTTAAAATGTTACCAGACCGGAAAGATATATTTTTGCTAGATATAgtaaactttttcttttgagagcagAGTCCCACCCTTCCACCATTTCAAAAAAGTTGACATCAGATTAAGTTCACAAGATCCAGgtcaaagaagccaaaatgaaTCAGTTTTTAGAAGCATCCATTGAGGGGGGTGAAGGGTATTAGGGAGGTTCAGCAGTCTGCTTCTCAAATCATAGTCCCCCCCCCAACTTCTTTCTTCCAGGGATCGTTGCTGGAGGCAGGGACGACCTTTATGTCTCCGACGCATTCCACAAAGCCTTTCTTGAGGTGAGTTCAGCGAGACAGCAGGTCTATTAGCAGCAGAGGACTGTGGCAGGGGCATCTCTACAGTGTCCCTCTAAATCATAAACTCATTGAGAAGCTTGTAGCCTTTGCCATGAGGTCTGCCTCAGTATGGCACTTCAAAGAGACACTCAGGTTTCGGCTGTTC encodes the following:
- the Serpinc1 gene encoding antithrombin-III, producing MHSTGVGSGAVGDRKLCLLSLLLIGALGCAIGHGNPVDDICIAKPRDIPVNPLCIYRSPTKKATEEDGLEQKVPEATNRRVWELSKANSRFATNFYQHLADSKNDNDNIFLSPLSISTAFAMTKLGACNDTLKQLMEVFKFDTISEKTSDQIHFFFAKLNCRLYRKANKSSDLVSANRLFGDKSLIFNESYQNVSEVVYGAKLQPLDFKENPEQSRVTINNWVANKTEGRIKDVIPQGAINELTALVLVNTIYFKGLWKSKFSPENTRKEPFYKVDGQSCPVPMMYQEGKFKYRRVAEGTQVLELPFKGDDITMVLILPKPEKSLAKVERELTPELLQEWLDELSEMMLVVHMPRFRTEDSFSLKEQLQDMGLVDLFSPEKSQLPGIVAGGRDDLYVSDAFHKAFLEVNEEGSEAAASTSVVITGRSLNPNRVTFKANRPFLVLIREVALNTIIFMGRVANPCVN